CGCGAGCGGATCTGTCGAAGATCGCGCGGCGCGCCTGAAGGCCGCTTTTGGTCGTCGCTCAGCCGGTTAGCTGAGTCGCCAAACCGTTACCAGGCATCACTACAATGAAAGAGTCGAAGCGCACGGAGCCGCTTCGCGGTGGAGTGCGTATGAAGCAACAGTTTGCGAGCGACAACTATGCGGGTATTTGTCCTGAAGCCTGGGCAGGCATGACGCAGGCCAACGTGGGCCACGCACCCGCATATGGCAACGACCAGTGGACGCACGATGCGGCTGACGCGTTTCGCAAGCTCTTCGATACCAACTGCGAAGTCTTCTTCGCGTTCAACGGAACGGCCGCGAACTCGCTGGCACTCTCGTCGCTTTGCCAGAGCTATCACAGCGTCATCTGCTCGAGCACAGCGCACATCGAGACCGACGAGTGCGGCGCGCCGGAGTTCTTCTCGAACGGCTCGAAGCTGCTCGTGGCGCAGGGCGAAGACGGCAAGATTACGCCGGAGGCGATTCGCCACTTCGCGACCTTCCGTAAGGACATCCACTTCCCGAAGCCGCGCGTCGTGACGATCACGCAGCCAACGGAAACGGGCTTGCTCTACTCGATCGATGAGATCAAGGAGATCTCCGCCGAGTGCCGCGAGCATGGTTTGGCGCTGCACATGGATGGTGCGCGTTTCTCAAACGCTTGCGCTGCACTGGGCTGCACACCTGCGGAGATGACGTGGAAGGCTGGCGTCGATGTGCTCTGCTTCGGTGGTACGAAGAACGGCATGGCGGTGAGCGAGGCCGTGATCTTCTTCCGTCGTGAACTCGCGCTGGACTTCG
The nucleotide sequence above comes from Granulicella cerasi. Encoded proteins:
- a CDS encoding threonine aldolase family protein, which translates into the protein MKQQFASDNYAGICPEAWAGMTQANVGHAPAYGNDQWTHDAADAFRKLFDTNCEVFFAFNGTAANSLALSSLCQSYHSVICSSTAHIETDECGAPEFFSNGSKLLVAQGEDGKITPEAIRHFATFRKDIHFPKPRVVTITQPTETGLLYSIDEIKEISAECREHGLALHMDGARFSNACAALGCTPAEMTWKAGVDVLCFGGTKNGMAVSEAVIFFRRELALDFDYRCKQSGQLASKMRFMSAPWINMLESGAWLRNAKHANDCAKIFSEAAAEIPGVELMFPVQGNAVFLRLSEEFAAALRERDWTFYTFIGGGARFMFAWDSDPARIAELLEDMRACAAVAA